The DNA window GTTAAATCGATTACGAAAAATAATGAAGAAAAATATGTTGGAACATATTACAAACCAATTTTAAAAAATTTTTAATAAAGAATGTATCTAAAGCTCTTTTCTAGTTGTAAGATTACATTAGGTGCAAAAAATTCTATAATATTGGATGTTCAGAGGGATTCTTATGTTTCTATTCCAAATACTTTATTTTTTGTGATCAAGAACCTAGATAGCAGTTCTATTGAAAGCGTTAGACATGATGTAGATGAAGAGGATAAAGAGGTTTTTGATTCATATATTGTTTTTTTAGTCAAGAATGAATTTGGTTTTATTACAGATAAACCTAATAACTTTATTTATTTTGATTATGAAAAAATTGATATCCCGTCCAATAACTGTATTATTGAATTTTCTTCCAGTATTGTTGACTATAATACAATTGTTTCTCAACTTGAAACCATAAAAGTTCAAGCGCTGCATATTAATACTTATTCAAAAATAGATTTAACGCAGATAGAAGAACTTTTAAATCCAATCTTTAACAATACTTCAATAAAGTTTGTTTCACTATTGTTGATGTATAATAGGGGAATTAAAGAAAATGATCTATTAAAGTTGGGATATAATTACCCTTTTCTTAGTCAATTATTTGTTTATTCTTCTCCTTTTGAGAAAAGTGTTTACGGGGAATTTTTAAATATTCATTATACTTTAGAGGCTCAAGTTTCCATTAAATCTTGTGGGCAAATAAAGAGTGATTATTTTTCTTGCAATGATTATTTGTATTCAGAATCTCATTGTTTTAATTCATGTCTTGCAGGAAAAATTTCTATAGATAAGTATGGTAACATTAAAAATTGTCCTTCAATGACTCAGAGTTTTGGTAACATAAAAGAAACGAATTTGGAAGAAGCTCTTAATCATAAAGATTTTAAAAAATATTGGAAACTTAGTAAGGATCAGATCGAGGTTTGTAAAGATTGTGAGTTCAGATACATCTGTACGGATTGTAGAGCTTATACAGAACTTATTCATCTTGACAAAGAAGGCTTGGATGTTTCCAAGCCTCTTAAATGTGGTTATAATCCTTATACTGCAGAATGGGAAGAGTGGAGTACTAATCCGATAAAGCAAAATGCAATACGGTATTATGGAATGGAAGGTGCTTACGATTAATTTTTAACTCAACTCAAAAAGAGTAATCTCCGGCAATACGCCAACTCTTCCCGGATATCCCAACACTCCAAAACCTCTGTTGACATACAGTTGTTTCCCTTCACTTTCATACAAATCTGCCCATTTTGGGTAGCGGTACTGAACCGGTGACCATTTTATATTTTTAAGATCCAGGCCAAACTGCATTCCATGAGTGTGTCCCGAAAGGGTCAGATGGATGTTTCCCGGATGTTTTTTAACCACATAATCAAAATGGGTAGGGTCGTGGCTCATTAAAATCTTTGTAGCAGATTCCGGGATGTCTTGTAGGGCGTCGTCAATCTTACCGAATTGAGGGAATGGTTTCAAACCCCAGTTTTCTACTCCAAGAATATATAATTTTTCTCCGTTTTTTTCAATAACGCGGTGCTCGTTTCTCAGCATGTCAAAACCTGCCTGCTTTTCGTAATCAATCAGGGTGTCAAGGTTTTTCTTTTTGGCATCAAGGGAAGCCCAGGTTACATAATCTCCATAATCATGGTTTCCTAATACGGCAAATTTGCCGTCTTTCGCTTTGATTTTTGAAAATAAAGGAATGAAAGGTTTGAATTCATCTGCGACATTGTTGACCATATCTCCGGTAAAAAGTACCAGGTCTGGATTTTGCTCGTTAATCAGATCAATGGCGTGTTGCAGTTTATCAGGGTCAGAGAAGCTTCCGCTGTGAACATCAGAAATCTGAATGATTTTATAGCCTTTAAAACTTTTTGGAAGATTGCCGAGTTTTACTTTTATTCTTCTCACTTTATGGCGGTATTTTCCGAAAGTTATACCATCAATAAACAGCACAGAGAGCACTCCGCCCATTCCCAGTCCTACCAGACTTAGGAATTTTCTTCTTTCAGGGAAAAAATTGTCTGTGGATTGGGTGAACCCTACGGCATAACTTCCCAGCCTGAAAATATCATCAATTAATAAAAATAAAACCACAAAGATTTTGGGAAGAATAAATATTAAAAACAATGAAATCATAATCTGAGGTCTCATCATACTACGATCTGACTTTTGATAATGGGTCACTTCATAAGCGAAAATTCCGTAAATGATTAAAGATACAGCCCAGTAGCCGGTTCTCAGCCAGAAATTATCAGTGAGTGTTCTTACAGCCTGATAAATATAAATCTCCAAAAACAGGAAAATTCCGGCAATAATTAAAAGATTCTTTTGCATAATCTGATGTAAAAAAAGCACAAAGAAGACTTCCTTTGTGCTTTTATATTTTTAGTTGTTTAAATATTTTTAAGGAAATCTGTAAACGATAGCATTGATGTTCATTCCGGCACCTACCGAAGTCATCACAATGTTACCATTATCTTTAAACGTTTGACCCTCCATTTTTCCTTTAATTATTAAATCATACATTGTAGGAATGGTAGCAACAGAGGTATTTCCAAGGTCTTGAATTGTCATTGGAGAGATCGCATGATTATATTCTTTCACGTCATAAAGTCTGTGAAGTCTTTCAATCATTGCATAATCCATCTTGGCATTTGCTTGGTGAATTAAAATTTTATCAATGTCTTCAATAGAAAGACCTGCATCGGTGATAGTATCTTTGATTGCTACAGGAACATTTTTAAGAGCGTACTCGTAAATTTTTCTTCCCAGCATTCTTACATAAAGACGTTTTTGATCTACTTCTTTATTGATAGAAGGTTGGTTCTCAAGGTAGTTTAGCTCAGGTCCGTTATCGCAGATCGTATTGTGAGCGATGATTCCTACATTTTCTTCACCAGTCGCTTTTACCACTACGGCACCGGCACCGTCTGCAAAGATCATTCTGTTTCTGTCATGTGGATCGGTTACACGGCTTAATGTTTCTGCTCCGATAATTAAAATAGTTTTGGCAACTTTAGCTTTAATTAAATTATCCGCTAAAATCATACCTTCCACCCATCCCGGACATCCGAAAATCATGTCATAGGTTACACATTTTCTGTTTTTGATACCTAGCTTGTTCTTTACTCTCGCAGCCATTGTCGGCATAAAGTCAGCATATCCGTTTTCCGTAACTTCTCCAAAATTACTTGCGTAAATGATATAATCAAGTTCCTCACCGTCTACTTTGGCATCCTCAAGGGCAATTTTTGCGGCTTCATATCCGATTTGTGAATTAGAAAGATCATCCTCAATAAATCTCCTGTTTTCGATTTCTGTAATTTCTACAAACTTCGCAATGGTCTCTTCTGCAGGCTTTTCAATCTTTACTCCGTCTTCCGTATAAAACTCGGAATTCATGAAGTAATCTCTACCAATAACTCTGTTCGGAATGTAAGATCCAGAGCCAATAATGATCGTATTCGGCATTCGTTTATATGATTTTTTTAAAGATGCAAAGTTAATAATTAATATTAATAACGGAGAATTAAAAATATTATTAAATTTGCAAAAATTGTACTTTACAATCTATGAAAAACAACTCGTCCTTAAAAGGCTTACTTATTGCAGCTGTGGCGTTTATCGTTGCCTTTGGGATCTACTTCCTTTTTTTAGCCAAGAAGAATTATTATGTTGTAGATAATCCTACCCCGAATACGTATTACTTTAAAATCAATAATGGTTCCGAGGGAATCATTTCTGCGGGGCAGTATGTGCATGTGGATTTGAATAAAGGGAAAAACTCTATTCAGGTTTTCGATCAAAATAAAAAAATGCTTTACGATTCGGCATTTGAAGTGAACAAGCTTCGTGGTTTGATTAATATTGCACATCAGGATTACTATGTGAACGATCAGTATTACGGATACAATCTTAAAAAAGATTCGTTACTGACGGTACTTGATAAGACTAAAATTGACGGAAAGGATTACGTCGGAGGGGCAAAGCGATTTAGCAAGCTTTACACAGAAGAATTTTACTACAATGTAGATGAAGATTACGACAAAGTGATCAAGAATATCCAGAAAGTGGAATCAAGATCCAAAATCTTCAGAAAGCAGGATTACCTAAATTATTACAAAGAATATTACAAGTTTTAAGTTTTGACAAAAGATATCACCAAAGTTACTCCCTACAATTCAGAGGCTACAAAGAAGAGCCAGGTAGAGGATATGTTCGACAATATTGCACCGAAGTATGACCTTCTGAACCATGTTTTATCCATGAAAATTGACGTTTTATGGAGGAATAAACTGGTAAGATGGATGAAAAATGATAATCCGCAGGAAGTGCTGGATGTGGCTACAGGAACGGGAGATCTGGCGATTACGATCGAAAAAGGAACAGGTTCGAAAGTAGTTGGTTTAGATTTATCACAACAAATGCTGAATGTTGGCGTTATTAAAATAAAAAAACTTAAATTAGACGGCAAAATTTCCATGCTAAAAGGAGATGCAGAAAATTTACCTTTCGAGGACAATAGATTTGATGCTGTTTCCGTTGCATTTGGAGTAAGGAATTTTGAGAACCTTACCAAAGGTTTGGCAGAGTTAAGAAGAGTAGTTAAAGATAACAAAAGTGTTTATATACTGGAGTTTTCAAAGGTTGAGGGGTTCATGGGGCCATTTTATATGTTTTATTTTAAAAATATATTGCCTGCCATCGGCAGATTGGTTTCTAAGGATAATAGGGCATATACATACCTTCCGGATTCTGTAAATGCTTTTCCTTTCGGGGAAAAGATGAAACAAATTCTTTTAGATACGGGATTTAAGAAAGTAGAATATAAAAAATTAAGTTTAGGTATAGCCACAATTTACAAAGCAACAAAGTAACCTATGAATAAATTTCTATTAAAAGCACTGGTTTTGACCTCAGTAAATGTTGCCGTTTTTGCAAACGCGCAATTTAGAACCCGAAACAGAATGGATAAGTTGGAAGACTTTGACGAACAAAAATTCAGTTGGGGGTTTTACTTGAACGGGAACAGACTGGATTACCGCATTGTACTCAATCCCACTTATGGGATGAAGGATAATCAGAATCTTGTTACCTCTAAAGACAGTTACAGTTTCGGTGCGGGACTTATCGCAAAATGGAGACTGAATGACTATCTTGATGTAAGAATAGAACCTGGTTTGCAGTTTGCTCAAAGACAGTTGACTTTTAATACGCAATCAAATGACTTCTATGCCGGTGGATCTTTAACAAATCCTCCTTTCATGCCGATTCCTCTGCAGGAAAAAGATAAAGTAAGAGAAGTTAAATCTACTTTAGTTGATATTCCTGTAATGTTGGAACTTCATGGGCAAAGATGGTACAATTCAAGGCCTTATGTTGCAGCTGGGGTAAACTATATCGTAAACCTTCAGTCTAATGCAAGTTCTACTGATGATAACATGCAGGGGATCTTCAGATCTACTACTCATAATTTCGCATGGTCTGCAGAAATGGGGATTCAGTTTTATTTCAACAAATTTAAACTGACTCCGGGAATCAGAGGTACATTCTTTATGAATAATGAAAAAGTTGCAGATAATGCCACTACACCTCCTTATTGGGCAGCAGCAGTATCTACTTTGCAAACAAGAGCGATCATGTTTGTTCTTAAATTTGAATAAAAAATATCAGATTAAAAATACAAAGGAGGTGCTTCTGCATCTCCTTTTTTGTTGGTATACCAAAATATAGGGCTTTTTATTTTTGTTAGTGTCAATATTTTTTTATTTTTGCTTCTAGTTAGAATATACAAACCTGAAATGCTTCAAGATTTAGAAAACAATTTTTCAGAATTAGAGAGAAAGATTTTGGCTCTTCAAAAGAATTACAAAAGTCTTACTGAAAAGTTAACGGAATTAAATACTGAGCATGAGGACCTGAAGAAGAAATATGATGAGGAAAGAAGACGAAATCAGGTATTAGCAGAAGAACAAAAAAATATAAAACTTTATTCAGCAATATCAGGAAATCCTGAACACAATAGGTTAATGAAAAATCATATCAACAGATTGGTGAAAGAAATTGATTTCTGTATTGCTCAGCTTCAAAACAGTGGACTATAATGGAGGTAAGGAGAATAACCATAAACATTGCAGGAAGGGTATATCCGCTGAACGTACCGGCAGCAGAGGAAGAAACTTTGCGTAAAGTCGGGAAGCAGATCGAAAATATGATTAAAGATTTTGAACAAAACTTCGATGTAAGAGATAAACAGGATGCTTTGGCTATGTGTGCCCTGAAATTGGGAACCAACGCTGAAGTAGTTTCTCTTAACTACGAAAAAAATATTAATTCAACCAACGACAGATTAACTCAAATTAATCAGACGTTGAATGAAATCGGGAAATAGATTTTTTTTCCCGGAAAAAGACTGCCTACAATAATTCTAACACATTAAAGGTAAACTCAACGCTAAACAATTGCCGAACGAATGTCCATTAAATGGCGTGCCGGATTTCCGGATTACAGATAGTGGAAATCAGTTCAAATCGTGTTGATTAGGAGTTTACTCTCAATCTCTGAATTGTTGTGGGCTTTTTTATTTTAAACAATATGAATACAATTAAAACTCAATATACATTATGATAGAAGTTATAGTCGGGGTTGTTTGTTTAGTAATCGGAGCTGTAGTGGGGATGGTTTTCTCCAAAAGCTCTCTGAATACTAAGGCAAAATTTATTATAGATGATGCTAAGAAAAACGCCGAAAACCTTATAGAAAAAGCTAACGTACAAGCTGAATCCATAAAGAAAGAAAAGAACCTTCAGGCCAAAGAAAAATTCCTGGAACTGAAATCTCAGCATGATGCAGACATCCAGTCCCGCGAAAAGAAAATGCAGGAAGTTGAAAAAAGAACGAAGGATAAGGAACACAAGCTTAATGATGAGCTTAGTAAAGTTGGAAAGCTTGAAAAGGATTTAGATAAGCAAATTGGAGATTATTCTAAGAAAAATGAAATTCTGGAAAGAAAGCAGCAGGAATTAGACACAGCGACAGCTAAGAAAGTTGAAATACTTGAGAAAATCTCTAATTATACTGCTGATGAAGCTAAAGCAGAATTGGTAGAAACCATGAAAGCAGAGGCTAAAACAAGAGCTCAGGCGCATGTTCAGGGAATCATGGAAGAAGCCCAGATGAACGCTAAAAACGAGGCCAGAAAAATCGTTATCCAAACGATCCAGAGAATCGGAACTGAGCAGGCAATTGAAAACTCAGTATCAGTTTTCAACATTGAATCTGATGAGGTAAAAGGTAGAATTATCGGTAGAGAAGGTAGAAATATCCGTGCTTTGGAAGCGGTAACAGGAGTAGAAATTATCGTTGATGATACTCCGGAAGCTATTCTTCTTTCATGTTTCGATCCTGTAAGAAGAGAGATCGCAAGATTATCTTTACACAGATTGGTTACAGACGGTAGAATTCACCCGGCGAGAATTGAAGAAGTTGTTGAAAAAACAAGAAAACAAATCGAAGAGGAGATCATTGAAGTGGGTAAAAGAACGATCATTGATTTGGGAATCCACGGATTACATCCTGAATTGATTAAGATCGTAGGTAGAATGAAATACCGTTCTTCTTACGGACAAAACTTACTACAGCACTCAAGAGAAGTAGCTAATATTGCTGCAACAATGGCTGCTGAATTGGGACTAAACGTAAAATTAGCCAAGAGAGCAGGTCTGTTACACGATATTGGTAAAGTTCCTGAGCAGGAATCTGAATTACCTCACGCATTATTAGGAATGCAATGGGCTGAGAAATACGGTGAAAACCCAGAAGTAGTAAATGCTATTGGAGCTCACCACGACGAAATTGAAATGAAGTCGCTTTTATCTCCGATCATTCAGGTTGCCGATGCAATTTCAGGTGCAAGACCGGGAGCAAGAAGACAAGTATTGGAATCTTACATCCAGAGACTAAAAGACCTTGAATCTGCTGCGTTAAGCTTTGACGGAGTGTCAAGTGCCTATGCAATCCAGGCGGGTAGAGAATTAAGAGTAATGGTAGAGAGTGGAAAAGTAAATGATGAAGTAGCTTCTCAACTATCTTACGACATTTCTGAAAAGATCCAGAATGAACTTACATATCCTGGACAAGTAAAAGTAACAGTAATCAGAGAAACGAGAGCTGTGAATATTGCAAGATAATAATCAGACAAAGATATTTTATAAAAACCTTTCAAGAAATTGAAAGGTTTTTTATTTTTATCAAAACTTAAAAATGCAAGAACTGTCATTATCTTCAAAATTGAAGTACATTTTTTCAATTCCCGTTATTATTTCTGCCCTGGGCTATTTTGTAGACATTTATGATCTCCTGTTATTTGGGATTGTAAGGATCCCGAGTTTGAAGGCGTTAGGGCTGAATCCAGATGCGGATGGAACCTTTATTCTGAATTGTCAGATGATAGGATTATTAATCGGAGGTGTTTTCTGGGGAATTTTTGGAGATAAGAAAGGCAGGCTTTCTGTACTTTTCGGATCTATTCTGGTTTATTCCTTAGCGAATATTGCCTGCGGTTTTCTGCCGTATTTTCCAAAAGAGCATCTGTTGTACCAATACGCCGGTCTTAGATTCATTGCGGGGATTGGTTTGGCCGGAGAGCTGGGAGCAGGAATTACACTGGTTTCTGAAAGTTTACCGAAGAATTTAAGAGCCATCGGAACTTCCGTTGTAGCCGGTTTTGGACTGATGGGAGCAGTAGTAGCTCAACTTACCGTAGAATTGGCCGGAGGATGGAATATTTCTTATATCATCGGTGGAATTATGGGGGTAATGTTATTGCTGTTAAGAATAAGTGTCTCAGAATCGGGGATTTATAAAAATATTGAACATAAAAGTGTTTCTAAAGGTAATTTTCTATCCTTTTTCACGAATAAAGACAGATTGATAAGATATTTAAAATGTATCGCCGTAGGATTACCAACCTGGTACTGTATTGGTATTCTGGCCGTTTTAGCCAATCAATTTGCCCCTGAATTAGGAATAAAGGATATTAATCCCGGGAAAGCCATTATGTGGGCTTATGTAGGTATTTCCGTCGGAGACTTGTTGAGTGGTTTTATTTCTCATGCTCTGAAATCTCGTAAAATGGCTATATTTTATATGTTGATTTTTACATTGATTGGGGTGGCGATTATGCTTTTCGGAAATACAAATACGGAAAGCAAATATTATATGTTCTGTGTATGGCTGGGCTTTGGAACAGGGTATTGGGCAATGTTTGTTACTTTGGCAGCTGAGCAGTTCGGGACCAATATCAGAAATACGGCAACAACAACCGTTCCGAATATGGTAAGAGGATTGGTGCCTGTTATGATTTTAGCTTTCGATTCACTTAAAGGGCATTTTTCTGTGATAGAAAGTGCTGCTGTTGTAGGAGTGGTGGTATTTGGACTTGCTTTTTATTCATCCTTTACCATTTCTGAAACGCATAATAAAGACCTTGAGTTTACAGAATAATTCAATTGTATTTTTATCATTTAAAGATAAGAAAATGAGTTAATTAACATTTTTTTATGCCTTGAATATTAATTATTTATTTACTTTTGAAAGTAAACCAACTAAAAATCAAACCATCATGTCACAAAAAATTTTTAAAAACGCTAAAAAGCTAGGGAAGAATGATCTTAAAGAAATCATAGGAGGAGTAAGTGGGCCTGGAACTCCTGATCTTTCACAATGCGGCTGTAGTTGTACAGGTGCAGTTACGGGACCGGCCTATTGCAGTAAATATAAAAAATGTCTTCAGGTAATGACCTGCTGATAAAGATATTATTAATCACCAGAAACCTTTCAAGAAATTGGAAGGTTTTGTTTTTGTTAGCCTACCCATAAGAATCATTCGGTTTTTGCATGATCTGAACTCTTTTATTTGGTAAATTATTACTTTGTTTAAATAATAAAAGTCGATTTATATGGTTTTTTAATACATTAATAAGGCTATAATCAGAACGTTATTTAAATTTTAATTAAATTATGTTGCGAATAATTAATATTTGTTTAACTTTGGGAGGTAACTAAAACTAGATTATTTAATAACAATCAAATCACATGAAAATTATGAGAAATGCTAAAAAGCTTAACAAAGCAGACCTTAAGAACATTGCAGGAGGAATAAGCGGAAATCCCGATTTATCTCTTTGCGGATGCAGCTGTTCAGGTTCGGTAACCGGACCATGGTATTGCGTACAATATATCGGTTGTCCTCAGGTATATACTTGCGGGCAAGTGTAAGAACTTATTTCAACACGAAATAAACATTTCCACATTTAATAAGCGGAACCCTTTTGATTTCAAGAGGGTTCCGCTGCTTTTAATGAATAATGTAAAGCAAGCTGCCGATACTGATGGTCACCCACAACAATACAGCTGTCAGTAGAGGTTTAAATCCTATAGATTTCAATGTTTGAAGAGATAGAGTAGAACCAATGAAGAATAGAGTCAGATTTAATCCAGATTTTGCCAAAACGGTGATGGAAGTGCTGAACTGTTCAAGAACAGGAAAATAAGTATTCAACAAGATCGCCAGGATAAAGTAACCGATAAACCATGGGATTTTTATTTTTGATTCTTTGTTTTTAAAAATAAACATCGTGATCAATGAAACAGGAATAATCCATAAAGCACGGGCTAATTTCACTGTTGTGGCTACTTTTAACGCCTCATCGCCGTATTTACCGGCGGCACCTACCACAGAACTCGTATCATGAATTCCTACTGCACACCATAATCCAAACTGTTCCTGAGAAAGATTCAGCAGATGTCCGATGGCAGGATATATGAATAGTGCAATAGAGTTTAAGGTAAAAACAATAGCTAAAGCCAGAGAAATTTGTTTCGTACTTGGTTTAATAATAGGTGACACAGCAGCAATGGCACTTCCTCCACAAATTGCAGTTCCGGCAGATAAGAGGTAAGACAAAGGTCTTTCAAGCTTAAATATTTTTCCCAGAATAAATCCCAATCCCATTACGGTAACAATACTGACCACAGTCAGCATCAATCCCGTTTTCCCGGCATGTAAAGCTTCATCAAGCTTTAATCCAAACCCAAGACCAACAATAGAGATTTGTAATAACAGATGAATATATCGATGGAGATGTTTTTCAAATGGATTTCCTATAAACACAGCCAAAAGGAAACCTAATGCAAGAGCGATAGGAGAAGAAATGAGCGGAGTAAGGCATAAAACTGCCAGTACAATAAAAACTATTTTTCGTGTAGTTTCATTTTGAATGAAATCTTTCATATTGCGAACTTTAAAATATGGGTCAAAATTCGGCAATATAGTATTACAAAGTAAATTGTATTTTGTTATGTTGAATAACTAAAAGTTATAACTTTGGTAAAAAGTAAATTTCAATGTTTGCTTGGCTACATCAATAGGGTTGGGCTATGATCCTGAGCATAAGCTGAAAGCTTACGAACGAAGTTCACGAAGGAAGCCCGGCCAAAACAAATAAAACAAACAAATAATTCCATTGGCTTTAGCCAAAACCTGGAAGGATTTACTCTGCAAATTTCAAAAATAGCTCTATCAACTCTGACTGTTCTCCTTTAGGAAGAATAAAATGAAAATCCCTCTCAATACTGAAGTTTTTGATGTCGATGACAGTTAAGGTATTGTTTTTTAACTCATTAAGAATCGTGCTGATTGAGAGAAATGCCATGCAATCAGAATGCAGAAGATAGTTCTTGATACTTTCACTGCTTCCAAGTTGTATGACGGTGTTCAATTCATTGATATTCACTTCCTTTTCCTTAAAACGATTTTGAATGAATTCCAATGTTCCAGAGCCTTGCTCACGGAAGATCAGATTGAGATCATACAGATCTTTTAGATTTAAAGTCTTATGGGCGAGTGCATGATCAGCTTTTGCGGCCAATACAATTTCATCAGCTTTAAAAGTTTTATACTCAAAATAAGAAGACTGCGACTCTCCTTCAATAATGCCAAGATCAACTTTTCCTTCTTTTAAAAGAGCCGAAATCGCTTCAGTATTTCCTGTAAGGAGTTCTATTTTAATATCTTTATAATAGGTTTTGAATTTTGCCAATAGTTCAGGTAAGATGTATTGTGCAACGGTTGTACTTGCTCCAATAATCAGTTTTCCTTTGTGCTGCTGATTGATCTGACTGATTTCAAATTCAAGATCACGGTAAATATTTCGTATTTTCTCAGCATACTCGTACAAAATCTTTCCGCTTTGTGTCAATTGAATAGAAGTACCTTTTCGATTAAATAATTTTGTACCTAATTGGTTTTCAATTTCTTTAATGTGTTTTGTGACTGCCGGTTGTGAAATATGGAGTTCTTCCGAAGCTTTGGTAAAACTTAGCCTGGATGCCACAGTATGAAAAACTTTTAATCTGTAATCGAACATATTGCAAAAATACATATTATAGCTGTAATGTATGCCGCTTTTTTTGTTTGAAACAGTGAAAGTACCGGAGATTTTTGAAGGTTTGAGAGCGAGAGAGGAGAGCTTTATAGAGCTTTAAAAATCTGCGTGGGATTGAATAATCATTTGAGCTTTAATCTCAAAACCTCCCTTACAGAAAATCTGAAACAGATCTATCCTGTTGACTTTCATATCTGCGGTTCTTAGCTTCTCCAATCTTTTGTCGAGTATAAATACTGTTATGTCCCGACAGAAGGTAAGAAACAACACAAGCGATGGCTATATAGACGCCACTTTCCACTCCGAATAATTCTATTCCCATCAGCATACAGGCCAAAGGAGTATTGGTTGCTCCCGCAAATACGGCCACAAAACCCATTCCTGCCAACAAACCGAAAGGTAGTGGAATAAACAATGATAATGCACTTCCTAAGGTAGCTCCAATGAAAAATAAAGGAGTGACTTCCCCTCCTTTGAATCCAGCTGAAAGCGTTATAATGGTAAAGGCCATTTTCAACGCAAAATCATATAAGGGAAGTTGTTTTTCAAAAGATTCTAGGATGACCGGAACTCCTAATCCGATATACCGGGTAGTTCCCATAATCAATACTGCCAAAACGATGATAGTACCTCCAATAACGGGACGAAGTGGAGGGTATTTAATTTTTGATTTAAAAACAGAGCCTGCCCAATGGATAATTCTGCTAAAAGCTGCTGCACAGATTCCAAAAGCTATTCCAGCCAGAATACTATATAAGATGGGTAAAAACTCTAATTTAGGAATAAAATCGATGTGATAATGTGTGTGTTTCACTTTCCAGAGGTTAGTGACCAGATCTGCTAAAATAGCAGAAGCAAAGGCCGGAAATATGGCGTTATAACGTATTCTTCCGATTAAAAAAACTTCAAGCCCAAAAATAGCTCCCGCCAAAGGAGTTCCGAAAATTGATCCGAAACCTGCGGCAATAGCAGCAATGATCAGTGTTTTTCTTTCGTTTTTATCAAGTTTGAAAGGTTTTGTAAGCTGATCTGCAATAGCTCCGGCCATTTGTAAAGCGGTTCCTTCACGACCTGCAGAACCGCCGAAGAAATGCGTGGCAATCGTTCCAAGATACACAAAAGGAGCCATTTTAAAGGGAATAATTCCTTTAGGATCATGAATAGTGTCAATCAGAAGGTTATTACCTGCCTCAACATCTTTACCCCAATAATAATATAAAAGCCCGATCAGAAAACCAGCTACAGGGAGCAATGCGATAAGCCACAAGTGATTTTCTCTGAAATTGGTAGCCCATTCTAAAGACTGTAAAAATCCCGCAGA is part of the Chryseobacterium lactis genome and encodes:
- a CDS encoding MFS transporter, coding for MQELSLSSKLKYIFSIPVIISALGYFVDIYDLLLFGIVRIPSLKALGLNPDADGTFILNCQMIGLLIGGVFWGIFGDKKGRLSVLFGSILVYSLANIACGFLPYFPKEHLLYQYAGLRFIAGIGLAGELGAGITLVSESLPKNLRAIGTSVVAGFGLMGAVVAQLTVELAGGWNISYIIGGIMGVMLLLLRISVSESGIYKNIEHKSVSKGNFLSFFTNKDRLIRYLKCIAVGLPTWYCIGILAVLANQFAPELGIKDINPGKAIMWAYVGISVGDLLSGFISHALKSRKMAIFYMLIFTLIGVAIMLFGNTNTESKYYMFCVWLGFGTGYWAMFVTLAAEQFGTNIRNTATTTVPNMVRGLVPVMILAFDSLKGHFSVIESAAVVGVVVFGLAFYSSFTISETHNKDLEFTE
- a CDS encoding voltage-gated chloride channel family protein, which encodes MSKHQRTLGKKAIFHTYFFFRKFPALPYILKWLSISIIIGALVGTASAGFLQSLEWATNFRENHLWLIALLPVAGFLIGLLYYYWGKDVEAGNNLLIDTIHDPKGIIPFKMAPFVYLGTIATHFFGGSAGREGTALQMAGAIADQLTKPFKLDKNERKTLIIAAIAAGFGSIFGTPLAGAIFGLEVFLIGRIRYNAIFPAFASAILADLVTNLWKVKHTHYHIDFIPKLEFLPILYSILAGIAFGICAAAFSRIIHWAGSVFKSKIKYPPLRPVIGGTIIVLAVLIMGTTRYIGLGVPVILESFEKQLPLYDFALKMAFTIITLSAGFKGGEVTPLFFIGATLGSALSLFIPLPFGLLAGMGFVAVFAGATNTPLACMLMGIELFGVESGVYIAIACVVSYLLSGHNSIYTRQKIGEAKNRRYESQQDRSVSDFL
- the rny gene encoding ribonuclease Y; the encoded protein is MIEVIVGVVCLVIGAVVGMVFSKSSLNTKAKFIIDDAKKNAENLIEKANVQAESIKKEKNLQAKEKFLELKSQHDADIQSREKKMQEVEKRTKDKEHKLNDELSKVGKLEKDLDKQIGDYSKKNEILERKQQELDTATAKKVEILEKISNYTADEAKAELVETMKAEAKTRAQAHVQGIMEEAQMNAKNEARKIVIQTIQRIGTEQAIENSVSVFNIESDEVKGRIIGREGRNIRALEAVTGVEIIVDDTPEAILLSCFDPVRREIARLSLHRLVTDGRIHPARIEEVVEKTRKQIEEEIIEVGKRTIIDLGIHGLHPELIKIVGRMKYRSSYGQNLLQHSREVANIAATMAAELGLNVKLAKRAGLLHDIGKVPEQESELPHALLGMQWAEKYGENPEVVNAIGAHHDEIEMKSLLSPIIQVADAISGARPGARRQVLESYIQRLKDLESAALSFDGVSSAYAIQAGRELRVMVESGKVNDEVASQLSYDISEKIQNELTYPGQVKVTVIRETRAVNIAR
- a CDS encoding YeiH family protein; the protein is MKDFIQNETTRKIVFIVLAVLCLTPLISSPIALALGFLLAVFIGNPFEKHLHRYIHLLLQISIVGLGFGLKLDEALHAGKTGLMLTVVSIVTVMGLGFILGKIFKLERPLSYLLSAGTAICGGSAIAAVSPIIKPSTKQISLALAIVFTLNSIALFIYPAIGHLLNLSQEQFGLWCAVGIHDTSSVVGAAGKYGDEALKVATTVKLARALWIIPVSLITMFIFKNKESKIKIPWFIGYFILAILLNTYFPVLEQFSTSITVLAKSGLNLTLFFIGSTLSLQTLKSIGFKPLLTAVLLWVTISIGSLLYIIH
- a CDS encoding LysR substrate-binding domain-containing protein, which codes for MFDYRLKVFHTVASRLSFTKASEELHISQPAVTKHIKEIENQLGTKLFNRKGTSIQLTQSGKILYEYAEKIRNIYRDLEFEISQINQQHKGKLIIGASTTVAQYILPELLAKFKTYYKDIKIELLTGNTEAISALLKEGKVDLGIIEGESQSSYFEYKTFKADEIVLAAKADHALAHKTLNLKDLYDLNLIFREQGSGTLEFIQNRFKEKEVNINELNTVIQLGSSESIKNYLLHSDCMAFLSISTILNELKNNTLTVIDIKNFSIERDFHFILPKGEQSELIELFLKFAE